A single region of the Kineosporiaceae bacterium SCSIO 59966 genome encodes:
- a CDS encoding ABC transporter yields the protein MGAVSGGDGAGGPDVLLAALERLRDDVEALDLPLEVPDVARARTDRARMLHQLEDYLLPRLREIEAPLLTVVGGSTGAGKSTLVNSVVGREVSRSGVLRPTTRSPVLVHHPDDAGWFMASRVLPSLARLTGDEAEPDRSGTTRISGMRLVPSESLPAGLALLDAPDIDSVVETNRELAAQLLGAADLWLFVTTAARYADAVPWDLLRTAAERGTSVAVVLNRVPPGAMNEVRTDLAQMLRDGGLATAPVFTVPETTTTGGLLPDAVIAPLRTWLTGLAADARSRQVVVRRTLGGALDSLATRVPALAEDADRQATEDAALRKDLRSAYAEADRELERALSDGTLLRGEVLARWQEFVGTGEFFRGLESAVGRFRDRVVAVVRGRPSPAEPLGRALQSGVHSLVRAQAEEAAERAALRWRARPAGTALLATASTERDITRVPADVDERIERAVRDWQRFVLDLVRHEGQGRRTRARVLSVGVNALAVVLMLVVFAGTGGLTGGEVAIAGGSAALAQRLLEAIFGDQAVRTLAATARRDLLARVDALLDAERSRLERLLDAAGVDPAAGDRLRADGKAVQEARS from the coding sequence ATGGGCGCCGTGAGCGGCGGTGACGGTGCGGGCGGTCCGGACGTGCTGCTCGCCGCCCTCGAGCGCCTCCGCGACGACGTGGAGGCCCTCGACCTGCCCCTCGAGGTGCCCGACGTCGCACGGGCACGCACCGACCGCGCCCGGATGCTCCACCAGCTCGAGGACTACCTGCTCCCGCGGCTGCGGGAGATCGAGGCCCCGCTGCTGACCGTCGTCGGCGGATCAACCGGCGCCGGCAAGTCGACGCTGGTCAACTCCGTCGTGGGACGTGAGGTCAGCCGGTCCGGCGTCCTGCGCCCGACCACCCGCTCCCCGGTGCTCGTCCACCACCCTGACGACGCCGGCTGGTTCATGGCCTCCCGCGTGCTGCCCTCCCTCGCCCGGCTCACCGGCGACGAGGCCGAGCCGGACCGCTCCGGGACGACGCGGATCTCCGGCATGCGGCTCGTCCCCTCCGAGTCGTTGCCGGCGGGCCTCGCCCTGCTCGACGCCCCGGACATCGACTCCGTCGTCGAGACGAACCGGGAGCTCGCCGCTCAGCTGCTCGGCGCCGCCGACCTGTGGCTGTTCGTCACCACCGCTGCCCGCTACGCCGACGCCGTCCCGTGGGACCTGCTGCGCACCGCCGCCGAGCGCGGGACCAGCGTGGCCGTCGTCCTGAACCGCGTCCCGCCCGGGGCGATGAACGAGGTGCGCACCGACCTCGCGCAGATGCTCCGGGACGGCGGGCTCGCCACCGCGCCGGTGTTCACCGTGCCGGAGACCACGACGACCGGCGGCCTGCTCCCCGACGCCGTGATCGCTCCGCTTCGGACCTGGCTCACCGGACTGGCCGCTGACGCGCGGTCCCGGCAGGTCGTCGTCCGGCGGACCCTCGGCGGAGCCCTGGACTCGCTCGCGACCCGGGTGCCCGCCCTCGCGGAGGACGCCGACCGGCAGGCGACCGAGGACGCCGCGCTGCGCAAGGACCTGCGCAGCGCGTACGCCGAGGCCGACCGCGAGCTGGAGAGGGCGCTGTCCGACGGCACCCTGCTGCGCGGGGAGGTGCTCGCCCGCTGGCAGGAGTTCGTCGGCACCGGGGAGTTCTTCCGCGGACTGGAGTCGGCGGTCGGCCGCTTCCGCGACCGGGTCGTCGCCGTCGTCCGCGGCCGGCCCTCGCCCGCCGAACCGCTCGGCCGTGCCCTGCAGTCCGGGGTGCACTCCCTCGTGCGGGCCCAGGCCGAGGAGGCCGCCGAGCGCGCCGCCCTGCGCTGGCGGGCCCGCCCGGCCGGGACCGCCCTGCTCGCGACCGCCTCCACCGAGCGCGACATCACCCGCGTGCCCGCCGACGTCGACGAGCGGATCGAGCGCGCCGTCCGGGACTGGCAGCGGTTCGTCCTCGACCTGGTCCGACACGAGGGACAGGGGCGACGCACCCGGGCCCGGGTGCTCTCGGTCGGCGTCAACGCCCTCGCCGTCGTCCTCATGCTCGTCGTGTTCGCCGGCACCGGCGGCCTCACCGGCGGCGAGGTCGCCATCGCCGGCGGGAGCGCGGCACTCGCCCAGCGCCTGCTCGAGGCGATCTTCGGCGACCAGGCGGTGCGCACTCTGGCCGCGACTGCCCGCCGCGACCTGTTGGCCCGGGTCGACGCGCTGCTCGACGCCGAGCGCTCGCGCCTCGAGCGACTCCTGGACGCCGCTGGGGTCGACCCGGCGGCCGGCGACCGGCTGCGTGCCGACGGCAAGGCCGTCCAGGAGGCCCGCTCGTGA
- a CDS encoding glycerol-3-phosphate acyltransferase: MAVVVVVTAYLIGAVPFSNLFARGLRHVDLRTVGTGTVSGTGLYRVAGFGPLAVAGGLDVAKGALAAALADGRPGLGALAGGAAVCGHCWSVFLRGAGGRGISPAMGALAVLAWPGAVVLAVGSPPAGWRARRVSVRSSRISRWYRSWR; encoded by the coding sequence GTGGCGGTAGTCGTGGTGGTGACCGCGTACCTGATCGGTGCCGTCCCGTTCTCGAACCTGTTCGCTCGGGGTCTGCGCCACGTCGACCTCCGCACGGTAGGGACGGGCACGGTGTCGGGGACCGGGCTGTACCGGGTGGCCGGCTTCGGACCGTTGGCGGTAGCCGGCGGACTCGACGTCGCCAAGGGCGCTCTGGCCGCGGCGCTCGCGGACGGCCGTCCAGGGCTCGGTGCGCTGGCGGGGGGCGCCGCGGTGTGCGGGCACTGCTGGTCGGTCTTCCTGCGCGGGGCCGGCGGGCGGGGGATCTCGCCCGCGATGGGCGCCCTCGCGGTGCTGGCGTGGCCGGGGGCGGTGGTGCTGGCGGTCGGCTCGCCGCCGGCCGGCTGGCGCGCGAGACGGGTCTCGGTGCGTTCCTCGCGGATCTCGCGCTGGTACCGGTCCTGGCGCTGA
- a CDS encoding MFS transporter, protein MAEAVAGPGSPLLGRNDYTRLLAGQAVSGLGDWMATTAFMALALDLTGSTTAVAGVLAVRLLPGIVAGPIAARVSSRWAARRTMLAMDLLRAGVVAAIPFVGTLGWLYALAFALEVASLVFLPARDASVPYIVQEHHLPAANGLILGSSYAMIPLGAAAFSAVTAFGGDSVPLADSYSLVFWVDAATFLVSFLLVSQIRHLPDRRPAAEEEPRTRLRDALDIGIVPAVLPAAVGASLGLGALFSVGIVLVQDVLGASQAAFGLLIAAFGVGAVLGVLVVQTRGGSPQLRWARDGIAVAGLSIIAISVLPSLPLAYLAALVLGGSVAYGLVGGISFLQSALEGDDRVLAFTVFHVAIRLSLGVAALATGAAADVVPDVEVAGVGTVASARLVLAGAGTVVVAATARVAVGVRTARGGHGPTGDHRR, encoded by the coding sequence GTGGCTGAGGCTGTAGCGGGGCCGGGGTCGCCGCTGCTGGGGCGTAACGACTACACGAGGCTGTTGGCCGGCCAGGCCGTCTCGGGTCTCGGGGACTGGATGGCGACCACGGCGTTCATGGCGCTGGCACTCGACCTGACCGGATCGACGACCGCCGTCGCCGGCGTCCTGGCCGTACGGCTACTGCCCGGCATCGTGGCCGGTCCGATCGCAGCGAGGGTCAGCTCGCGCTGGGCGGCCCGTCGCACGATGCTCGCCATGGACCTGCTGCGCGCCGGCGTGGTGGCGGCCATCCCGTTCGTCGGCACGCTGGGGTGGCTCTACGCCCTGGCGTTCGCGCTCGAGGTGGCCAGCCTGGTGTTCCTGCCGGCCCGCGACGCGTCCGTGCCCTACATCGTGCAGGAACACCACCTCCCTGCGGCCAACGGGCTGATCCTGGGGTCCTCCTACGCCATGATCCCGCTGGGTGCCGCCGCATTCTCCGCAGTCACCGCATTCGGCGGGGACTCGGTCCCGCTGGCAGACAGCTACTCGCTGGTGTTCTGGGTCGACGCCGCCACGTTCCTGGTGTCCTTCCTCCTCGTGTCCCAGATCAGGCATCTGCCGGACAGACGGCCCGCAGCCGAGGAGGAACCCCGGACGCGCCTGCGCGACGCCCTGGACATCGGCATCGTGCCCGCCGTGCTCCCCGCCGCCGTCGGGGCGTCCCTCGGCCTCGGTGCCCTGTTCTCGGTGGGCATCGTGCTGGTGCAGGACGTGCTCGGAGCGAGCCAGGCGGCGTTCGGCCTGCTCATTGCTGCTTTCGGCGTGGGGGCCGTCCTGGGCGTGCTGGTGGTCCAGACACGAGGCGGTTCACCGCAGCTCCGCTGGGCGCGCGACGGGATCGCCGTCGCCGGACTGAGCATCATCGCCATCAGCGTCCTGCCGAGTCTGCCGCTGGCCTACCTGGCGGCCCTCGTCCTCGGCGGCAGTGTCGCCTACGGCCTGGTGGGCGGCATCAGCTTCCTGCAGTCGGCCTTGGAGGGCGACGACCGGGTCCTCGCCTTCACGGTGTTCCACGTCGCGATCCGCCTCTCCCTCGGGGTGGCGGCTCTCGCCACCGGCGCCGCCGCCGACGTCGTCCCGGACGTCGAGGTGGCCGGGGTGGGCACGGTCGCGTCAGCCCGGTTGGTGCTCGCCGGTGCCGGTACCGTCGTCGTGGCCGCCACCGCCCGGGTCGCGGTCGGCGTCCGCACCGCCCGTGGTGGCCACGGACCCACCGGGGACCACCGGCGGTGA